The Brassica napus cultivar Da-Ae chromosome C7, Da-Ae, whole genome shotgun sequence genome has a segment encoding these proteins:
- the LOC125589720 gene encoding uncharacterized protein LOC125589720 yields MTLLPLHVLLVLGNKLCFADDILIFTDGSLHSIQGVLQILDEFKALSGLSISVEKSSFFSAGLSKAEIQETATYSGIPTGSFPIRYLGLPLNTKKLSIANCEPLLHQIKSKINAWTTKYLSFAGRQVLISTVIAGITNFWSGAFILPKECINLIDKMCNAFLWKGTLEGKYVARVAWDKVTLPKKNGGLGLRNLALWNKTSTIKLLWLLLFKTDPIWVAWIQDNVIKDESIWEIKPRQSHTWLFKRLLAERKTILQWIRLTPGDGTNIKFWLDPWTKFGQLISFIGTNGPRQTGISISSIVADHWINGAWSFRPARSQQMEDLLTYLTLISLADEPSELQWIINGRVQSSFSSSTIYLSFFDHAPTVPWFPLIWLKKGIPKHCSLTWLMQLNRSPTRDRLISWGLQTDPLCLTLSCPLRDPTSTSTSPSSPGKRLSMRSGGSVTNDFIGEDTNHRIVFALRSTGSSRTRYHLCDLT; encoded by the exons ATGACTTTACTACCCCTACACGTGCTTTTAGTATTAGGAAACAAACTATGCTTTGCTGATGACATCCTCATATTTACTGACGGCTCCCTTCACTCGATTCAAGGGGTTCTGCAAATACTGGATGAATTCAAAGCACTCTCGGGTCTCTCCATAAGCGTCGAGAAATCAAGTTTCTTCTCTGCTGGTCTCTCCAAAGCTGAAATCCAAGAGACTGCTACCTACTCAGGCATCCCGACAGGCTCCTTTCCCATCCGCTATCTTGGGCTTCCACTCAACACCAAGAAACTTTCCATCGCCAATTGTGAACCTCTCCTGCaccaaatcaaatcaaagaTTAATGCTTGGACTACTAAGTACTTGTCTTTTGCAGGTAGACAAGTCTTAATCTCAACAGTCATAGCGGGCATCACAAACTTTTGGAGTGGGGCATTCATTCTTCCTAAGGAATGCATAAACCTTATAGACAAAATGTGCAATGCATTTCTCTGGAAAGGCACGTTGGAAGGTAAATATGTAGCTCGTGTTGCTTGGGACAAAGTAACGTTACCTAAAAAAAATGGAGGTCTAGGCTTGCGGAACCTGGCGCTATGGAATAAAACAAGCACCATCAAGCTCTTGTGGCTCCTGTTATTTAAAACTGATCCAATTTGGGTAGCATGGATACAAGACAATGTTATTAAAGATGAATCTATTTGGGAAATAAAGCCGAGACAGAGCCATACCTGGTTATTCAAGAGACTGCTTGCGGAAAGAAAGACTATCCTCCAGTGGATTAGATTAACTCCTGGTGATGGAACCAACATCAAATTCTGGCTGGACCCATGGACCAAGTTTGGTCAGCTGATCTCCTTCATTGGTACTAATGGACCGCGACAAACAGGGATTTCCATATCTTCTATCGTCGCAGATCACTGGATTAATGGTGCATGGTCCTTTCGACCAGCTAGATCACAACAGATGGAGGATCTACTAACCTATCTCACTTTGATTTCTCTCGCGGATGAGCCAAGTGAACTCCAGTGGATCATCAATGGACGGGTGCAATCTTCATTCTCTTCTTCTACCATCTACCTATCCTTCTTTGATCATGCCCCCACTGTTCCTTGGTTCCCTCTGATCTGGCTAAAGAAAGGGATCCCGAAACATTGCTCCCTCACTTGGCTGATGCAACTCAATAGAAGCCCTACTCGAGATCGTCTTATTTCTTGGGGATTACAAACAGACCCCCTC TGTCTCACTCTCTCCTGTCCTTTGCGGGATCCAACCAGCACAAGTACCTCTCCATCCTCTCCTGGCAAGCGATTATCTATGAGATCTGGTGGGAGCGTAACGAACGACTTCATCGGGGAAGATACCAATCACCGGATCGTCTTTGCCTTAAGATCAACCGGCTCATCAAGAACAAGATATCATCTATGCGACCTGACATGA